GGCATATTCTGGCGGAGTAGACACCTCCGTTTGTATCCCCTACCTCAAAGAAGAATGGGGCGTCAAAGAAGTGATCACGCTGGCCGCTGATCTCGGCCAAGGGGATGAGCTAGAGCCCATTCGCCAAAAAGCCCTCGATTCTGGCGCGGCTGAATCCCTCGTGATCAACGCCACCGAGAGCTTCGTCAAGGACTACACCTTCCCGGCCATTCAGGCAAACGCCCTCTACGAAAATCGCTATCCCCTGTCGACGGCCCTGGCGCGCCCGCTGATCGCCAAGCTGCTGGTGGAAGCAGCCGAAAAGTACGGCGCGGACGCTGTCGCCCACGGCTGCACCGGCAAAGGCAATGACCAGGTGCGATTTGACGTGTCCATCGCCGCTCTAAATCCCAACATCAAAGTGCTCGCTCCGGCGCGGGAGTGGGGCATGAGCCGCGAAGAAACCATTGCCTACGGCGAGCGGTTCGGCATTCCGGCGCCGGTGAAGAAGTCCTCGCCCTACAGCATCGATCGCAACCTGCTGGGCCGCAGCATCGAAGCCGGTCCTCTCGAAGATCCCTGGACCGAGCCCCTCGAAGAAGTCTATGACCTGACGAAAGCGATCGCCGATACCCCCGACGAGCCCGAGTACATCGAGATCAACTTTGAGCGCGGCGTCCCCGTCGGCCTGAACGGCCAAGGCCTCGATCCCGTCAGCCTGATCAGCCGCCTAAACGAAGTCGTCGGCGCTCACGGCGTTGGCCGCATCGACATGGTCGAAAACCGCCTGGTAGGCATCAAGTCGCGGGAAATCTACGAAGCCCCGGCCCTGCTCGTGC
This genomic stretch from Geitlerinema sp. PCC 7407 harbors:
- a CDS encoding argininosuccinate synthase, with the protein product MGRADKVVLAYSGGVDTSVCIPYLKEEWGVKEVITLAADLGQGDELEPIRQKALDSGAAESLVINATESFVKDYTFPAIQANALYENRYPLSTALARPLIAKLLVEAAEKYGADAVAHGCTGKGNDQVRFDVSIAALNPNIKVLAPAREWGMSREETIAYGERFGIPAPVKKSSPYSIDRNLLGRSIEAGPLEDPWTEPLEEVYDLTKAIADTPDEPEYIEINFERGVPVGLNGQGLDPVSLISRLNEVVGAHGVGRIDMVENRLVGIKSREIYEAPALLVLIQAHRDLESLTLTADVTHYKRGIEETYSQMIYNGLWYSPLKGALDAFVHQTQERVSGTVRLKLFKGNATIVGRKSEKSLYTPDLATYGAEDTFDHKAAEGFIYVWGLPTRVWSQKLRES